The Polaribacter sp. Q13 sequence GAAACAACATCATTTTGCGACACTAAAATACCAGTTACACCATCTTCTACTATATCAGCAATTCCACCTTCGAAAGTTGATATTATTGGCAAATTAAATTGCATGGCTTCTAATAAAACTAATGGAAAGCATTCATTTGAATAATACGTAGGAAAAACAAAAAGATCGGCTTCATTTAGAAAAGCAGTTTTATCATCACCATATTTCTTGCCTAAATAATTAATCTCATTATTTAAATTTAAGCTATCCACTTTATTCTTTAATATTTCCGCTGTTATATCTCCTTCTCCACCAATAAAGTTGCATTTAAAGCCAATCCCTCTTTCTTTTAATAACTTACAAGCTTCTACTAAAATAAATACGCCTTTAGATTTTATTAAATTTGAAAGAAATAAAATTTTGACAGTTTTTTTATCAACATCATCATTCTTTTTTTCATCCAATTCGATTTCTGGAATGCCGTTTGGGCAGATATGTATTTTTGTTAACGGTACATATTTTTTTATGTCTTTATATAAATGTTTAGATAACAAAATGACTTCTGCATTTTTAAAAATAAATTTATAACAGCTGTTATAAATCTTACTATTTTGATACTTACTTACGCCTTTGTTATGCATATGATACATGCATTTTACTCTAAAAATTTTTAATAAACTAATTAATAATACATCTCTAAAAAAAGCAGCGCCAGTTGCTGTAATGGCAAAATAACAAAGCGCAGGTTTCTTTTTTAATAGCTTAAAAAACAACGCGAACCACACGTTAACAAAGCCCATTACTTTATTTAAACTTATTTTACCTGTTTCACTTACATTGTTAGAAGCTAATAAATTTAAATAATCGCCATTAACTTGCTCATTAATATATTTGCTATCTTTTATAAATTTCCCCACCATAGATGAACCATGAACTGGAGGTGGAAGATGTAAAAGAAATAGAATATTTTTTTTTTTTAAAATCATTTTAATTTTTGAATATATAAAGCCTCATATTTTTCTTGCATTTGCGTCAAACTAAAATTTTCATTTGCAAACTTGCTGGCTTGATCTATCATTTTTTCCTTATCAATATTTTGAATTTTTTCATTAAAAATATTTAAATATGCTTCAATTGAATTATTTTCT is a genomic window containing:
- a CDS encoding glycosyltransferase family 4 protein, which translates into the protein MILKKKNILFLLHLPPPVHGSSMVGKFIKDSKYINEQVNGDYLNLLASNNVSETGKISLNKVMGFVNVWFALFFKLLKKKPALCYFAITATGAAFFRDVLLISLLKIFRVKCMYHMHNKGVSKYQNSKIYNSCYKFIFKNAEVILLSKHLYKDIKKYVPLTKIHICPNGIPEIELDEKKNDDVDKKTVKILFLSNLIKSKGVFILVEACKLLKERGIGFKCNFIGGEGDITAEILKNKVDSLNLNNEINYLGKKYGDDKTAFLNEADLFVFPTYYSNECFPLVLLEAMQFNLPIISTFEGGIADIVEDGVTGILVSQNDVVSLAEKLEYLINNAEVRVDMGLKGKAKFDKEFTLEVFEKKMLSILLNSIDT